Genomic window (Candidatus Binatia bacterium):
AAGTCGCGAAACCTCGACCCGAAGGAGTGGGCCGCCGGTGCCGACCTCGGATTGTCCGCCACCATTCGGTACCGCGAGCGCGATGCCGACATCGGTTTCGTCGGAGAGAAGTGCAAGAACTGCGGGCAGATCCACATTCCGAAGACCCGTGTTTGCTACAAGTGTCACACCAAAGACGAGTGGGAGCCCGCCCGATTGTCCGACAAGCGGGGCACAGTTCTCTCGTACACGTTCGACTTCTTCTTCCCGACCGCACAGCCGCCGACGATCATGATCGTGACCGAGGTGGAGGGTTGCCGCGTCCAGGTACAACTCGCGAATGCGAAGCCCGACGAAGTGAAGCTCGATATGCCCGTCGAATACGTCTTCCGGAAGATCCACAATGCCGGAGGCAAGGCGAACTATTTCTGGAAGGCCAGCCCCCTTCCCGCGGGAGCCTGACATGAGTGGAACCATCAAGGACAAGGTCGCCATCGTGGGTGTCGGCGCGTGCAAGTTCGGCGAGAACTGGACGTCGTCTCGCGAGGACATGATCGTCGACGCAGCATACGAGGCCTATGCCGACGCCGGGATCGAGAACCCGCAACAGCAGATCGAGGCCGTGTTCTGCGGAGCGGTCTATCCGCGTGAAGGCACCGCCGAGATCGCCGAAGCCCTGAAGATCTTCGGTAAGCCGATCAGCATCGTTTCCGACTACTGCCAGACCGGCACCGACGCGTTCCGCTTCGGCGCGCTCGCCGTCGCGTCGGGCATGTACGACACGGTTCTGGTCGTCGGCTTCGACAAGCCGAAGGATCGTGGTGTGTCCGGGCCCTCGGTCAACTTCGACCGCGTCCGCGGACTCCCCTCGACGCCGGCCGGCTGGTTCTCCCTCTGCGCCGCCCGCTACTTCGAGACGTACAACGCAGGCCGCGAGGACCTCGCCAAGATCGCGGTGAAGAATCACCACAATGGAACGCTCGCGCCAAAGTCGATGCTGAAGCGCGAGATCACGGTCGACGACGTCTTGAACGCTCGACTGATTTCGTGGCCCTTCGGTCTCTACGACTGCGCTGCGCAATCCGACGGCGCGGCGGCGTGCATCCTCACGCGCGCCGAGTCCGCCAAGAACTACCGCGATGACCACGTGCTCGTGAAAGCCGTCACGATCGCCGTGTCCGAGCACCCGCAGCGAGACCCCGAGTTCGACTTCCTCGGCTGGAAGCCGACACAGTACGCCGCGAAGGACGCCTACCGGCAAGCCGGGATCTCGGACCCGTTCAAGGAGCTGGACGTCGTCCAGCTGCACGACTGCTTCACGCTGACCGAGATGCTCACCTACGAGGACCTCGGCCTCATCGAGAGGGGTTCGGCGAAGGACCACATCGCGAGCGGCACGTTCGAGCTCGACGGCGAGCTTCCGATCAACACGGACGGCGGTCTCAAGACGTTTGGACACCCAACCGGCGCAACCGGCGTCCGCATGATCTACGAGAACACTCTGCAGCTTCAGGGTCGGGCCGAGAAGCGCCAGGTGAAGAACGCCACCATGGCGCTGAGCCACAACATCGGCGGTCCGCCGACCACCTGCGGCATCGCGATCATCGGGATGCCCTGAGAAGGGGCTGG
Coding sequences:
- a CDS encoding acetyl-CoA acetyltransferase; this encodes MSGTIKDKVAIVGVGACKFGENWTSSREDMIVDAAYEAYADAGIENPQQQIEAVFCGAVYPREGTAEIAEALKIFGKPISIVSDYCQTGTDAFRFGALAVASGMYDTVLVVGFDKPKDRGVSGPSVNFDRVRGLPSTPAGWFSLCAARYFETYNAGREDLAKIAVKNHHNGTLAPKSMLKREITVDDVLNARLISWPFGLYDCAAQSDGAAACILTRAESAKNYRDDHVLVKAVTIAVSEHPQRDPEFDFLGWKPTQYAAKDAYRQAGISDPFKELDVVQLHDCFTLTEMLTYEDLGLIERGSAKDHIASGTFELDGELPINTDGGLKTFGHPTGATGVRMIYENTLQLQGRAEKRQVKNATMALSHNIGGPPTTCGIAIIGMP